From Maylandia zebra isolate NMK-2024a linkage group LG11, Mzebra_GT3a, whole genome shotgun sequence, one genomic window encodes:
- the LOC143421213 gene encoding 2,4-dienoyl-CoA reductase [(3E)-enoyl-CoA-producing], mitochondrial-like has protein sequence MAARVVGRTGRLAAVVRSSAVRLQSRLHGSTGLRSGSQANFFPPLEDAMLPSGSFNNRMAFITGGGTGLGRAMTATLSQLGAQCIIASRKLDVLQRTAEEISSQTGNKVHAVQCDVRDPQAVSQCVDQIEALTGLPDVIINNAAGNFVCPSERLSPNAWKTITDIVLNGTAFVTLELGKRLIQNQKGASFLAITTIYAESGSGFVVPSASAKAGVEALYKSLAAEWGRYGHRFNIIQPGPIRTKGAFSRLDPTGAFEKAMIDRIPTGRLGTPAEIANLAAYVSSNYASWMSGAVIRFDGGEYVSLAGEFNELRSVTPDQWKLLEAMIRKTKGS, from the exons ATGGCGGCGCGTGTCGTGGGGAGAACAGGGAGGCTCGCGGCAGTCGTAAGGAGCTCCGCTGTGCGC CTCCAGTCGAGGCTCCACGGGTCAACAGGTCTCCGCTCCGGGTCGCAGGCCAACTTTTTTCCGCCCCTTGAAGACGCCATGCTGCCCTCGGGAAGCTTCAATAACCGTATGGCCTTCATCACAGGAGGAGGGACAGGGCTGGGGCGCGCCATGACTGCCACCCTGTCGCAGCTGGGAGCGCAGTGCATCATTGCCAGCAG GAAGCTGGACGTCCTGCAGCGGACAGCTGAGGAGATCAGCAGCCAAACTGGAAACAAG GTGCATGCGGTGCAGTGTGATGTCAGAGATCCTCAGGCCGTCTCTCAATGTGTTGATCAGATTGAGGCTCTGACTGGACTTCCTGat GTAATAATCAACAATGCTGCAGGAAACTTTGTCTGTCCGTCAGAACGTCTGTCGCCAAACGCCTGGAAGACCATCACCGACATCGTCCTGAACGGGACAGCGTTTGTCACCTTGGAGCTCGGAAAGAGGCTGATCCAGAACCAGAAAG gAGCATCCTTCCTTGCCATCACCACCATATATGCTGAGTCTGGTTCTGGTTTTGTGGTCCCGAGTGCTTCAGCAAAGGCCGGAGTTGAGGCGCTCTACAA GTCTCTGGCAGCAGAATGGGGGCGCTATGGCCACAGATTCAACATCATCCAGCCTGGACCAATCAGAACAAAG GGGGCCTTCAGCCGTTTGGACCCAACTGGAGCCTTCGAGAAGGCCATGATCGACCGCATCCCAACGGGCCGACTCGGCACACCAGCTGAGATCGCAAACCTGGCGGCTTATGTGAGCAGCAACTATGCCTCCTGGATGTCTGGAGCT GTGATTCGGTTTGATGGAGGAGAGTATGTGTCACTCGCAGGAGAGTTTAATGAACTGCGCAGT GTGACTCCCGATCAGTGGAAGCTACTGGAGGCGATGATCAGAAAGACCAAAGGATCCTGA